One Mercurialis annua linkage group LG3, ddMerAnnu1.2, whole genome shotgun sequence DNA window includes the following coding sequences:
- the LOC126673173 gene encoding protein WHAT'S THIS FACTOR 1 homolog, chloroplastic, producing MNMEPSLSLSSVYGSFSTSLPFFISYKSNFIEKSKYPSVKSLDKSQFLGKSLVLEHRNGVFGDTLSRKIRTPFHPVRAVVKRRKELPFDNVIQRDKKLKLVLKIRKILVSQPDRIMSLRQLGKYRRELGLQKKRRFIALLKKFPSVFEIVEEGAFCLQFKLTAEAERLYHEELMVRNEVEDIVVVKLRKLLMMTTDKRILLEKIAHLKSDLGLPIEFRDTICHRYPQFFRVVATERGPALELTHWDPELAVSAAELSAEENRAKEMKERDLIIDRPLKFKRVQLPKGLQLSKGEMRRICQFRDMPYISPYADFSDIKSGTPLKEKHACGVVHEILSLCIEKKTLVDHFTHFREEFRFSQQLRGMLIRHPDMFYVSLKGDRDSVFLREAYHHSQLIDKDRLLIIKEKLRSLVSVPRFPRRGAGKRDAGIENETVEQEDESVEEGEDLSDLDSFLSDSEDDDDDDDDDWSDEEDDTPPDFDEDDNSVKIRVKTSKDRSDSSTKTEKKVLVPAFPDGRPRERW from the coding sequence ATGAACATGGAACCCAGTCTCTCATTGTCCTCAGTGTACGGCTCCTTTTCCACTTCTTTGCCCTTCTTTATTTCTTACAAATctaattttattgaaaaatccAAGTACCCATCAGTCAAATCCCTAGATAAGTCCCAGTTTttggggaaaagtttggttcTTGAACATAGAAATGGTGTATTTGGTGATACTTTGAGTAGGAAAATTCGAACTCCGTTTCACCCTGTAAGGGCGGTTGTGAAGAGAAGAAAAGAGCTGCCCTTTGATAATGTAATTCAAAGGGATAAAAAGCTTAAATTGGTGTTGAAAATAAGGAAGATTCTTGTGAGTCAGCCTGATAGAATTATGTCACTTAGACAATTAGGTAAGTATAGGAGAGAATTAGGTCTTCAGAAAAAGCGTAGATTTATCGCGCTGTTGAAGAAGTTCCCGTCCGTGTTTGAAATTGTGGAAGAAGGGGCTTTCTGTTTGCAGTTTAAACTGACAGCTGAAGCAGAAAGATTATATCATGAGGAGTTGATGGTTAGGAATGAGGTGGAGGATATAGTGGTTGTTAAGTTGAGGAAGCTTTTGATGATGACGACTGATAAGCGTATATTGCTGGAGAAAATTGCGCATTTGAAGAGTGATTTGGGGTTGCCGATAGAATTTCGTGACACTATTTGTCATAGATATCCGCAGTTTTTCAGAGTTGTTGCGACTGAGAGGGGGCCGGCTTTAGAATTGACTCATTGGGATCCTGAGCTTGCGGTATCAGCTGCTGAATTATCAGCAGAGGAGAATAGGGCTAAGGAGATGAAAGAGAGGGATTTAATCATTGATAGGCCCCTCAAATTCAAGAGGGTGCAGCTTCCTAAGGGTCTGCAGCTTTCTAAGGGTGAAATGAGAAGGATTTGCCAGTTCAGAGACATGCCTTATATATCTCCTTATGCGGATTTTTCTGATATAAAATCAGGCACGCCATTGAAGGAAAAGCATGCGTGTGGTGTTGTTCATGAGATTTTGAGTCTCTGTATTGAGAAGAAGACCCTTGTGGATCATTTTACTCATTTTCGGGAGGAGTTTAGATTTTCTCAACAGCTAAGAGGGATGCTAATAAGGCATCCTGATATGTTTTATGTTTCCTTGAAAGGTGATAGGGATTCTGTTTTCCTCAGGGAAGCATATCACCATTCTCAGTTGATTGATAAAGATCGCTTGTTGATAATCAAAGAGAAGCTCCGTTCTCTTGTCTCTGTTCCTAGATTTCCAAGACGGGGTGCTGGCAAAAGGGACGCTGGTATAGAAAATGAAACCGTTGAGCAAGAAGATGAAAGTGTTGAGGAAGGTGAAGATTTGTCCGATTTGGACAGTTTCTTGAGCGACAGTGAAGATGACGATGACGATGACGATGATGATTGGagtgatgaagaagatgatacaCCCCCAGATTTTGATGAAGATGATAATAGTGTGAAGATTCGTGTGAAAACATCAAAAGACCGGTCTGATAGCTCAACAAAGACTGAAAAGAAAGTGCTAGTTCCTGCATTTCCCGATGGCCGGCCAAGAGAACGTTGGTAA
- the LOC126673174 gene encoding lysine histidine transporter-like 6, with amino-acid sequence MVSTSPSKEDQSVEKWTAGDPGRRAKWWYSTFHCVTAMIGAGVLSLPYAMAYLGWGPGILVLTVSWCMTLNTMWQMIQLHECVPGTRFDRYLDLGRYAFGPKYGAWIVLPQQLIVQVGCDIVYMVTGGKCLKKFMEMACTNCTPIRQSYWILMFGGIHFFLSQLPNFNSVAAVSLAAAVMSLSYSTIAWAGSLAHGRIDNVSYAYKQTSPTDYMFRVFNALGQISFAFAGHAVVLEIQATLPSTPEKPSRIPMWKGALGSYFINAICYFPVALIGYWAFGQDVDDNVLMTLERPEWLIASANLMVVIHVIGSYQVFAMPVFAMLENLMIKRFNFPPGLVLRLVARSAYVAFTLFVGVTFPFFGDLLGFFGGFGFAPTSYFLPSVMWLIIKKPARYSLKWFINWASIFIGTFIMLASTIGGFRNIVADASSYRFYT; translated from the exons ATGGTTTCGACTTCTCCTTCTAAG GAAGATCAGTCCGTTGAGAAATGGACGGCCGGAGATCCTGGCCGGCGAGCAAAATGGTGGTACTCAACTTTCCACTGTGTCACCGCCATGATAGGTGCCGGTGTTCTCAGTTTGCCATATGCCATGGCCTACTTAGGCtg GGGTCCAGGAATACTGGTTCTAACAGTATCATGGTGCATGACATTAAACACAATGTGGCAAATGATACAGTTGCACGAATGTGTTCCCGGTACTCGTTTCGACCGATATCTCGACCTAGGTCGATACGCTTTCGGTCCAAAATACGGGGCATGGATAGTTCTACCACAGCAATTGATTGTTCAAGTTGGGTGCGATATTGTGTACATGGTCACCGGAGGAAAATGTTTGAAGAAATTCATGGAAATGGCTTGCACTAATTGCACTCCTATCAGACAGTCTTACTGGATTTTAATGTTCGGTGGAATTCATTTCTTCTTGTCTCAGCTTCCCAATTTCAACTCTGTTGCTGCTGTTTCTTTAGCTGCTGCAGTCATGTCACTcag CTATTCGACTATAGCATGGGCAGGCAGCTTGGCACATGGTCGGATTGACAACGTGAGCTATGCGTATAAGCAGACGAGTCCGACAGACTACATGTTTCGAGTATTCAACGCATTAGGACAAATATCGTTTGCATTCGCAGGGCATGCAGTTGTGCTTGAAATTCAAGCCACATTACCATCAACTCCTGAGAAGCCTTCAAGAATTCCGATGTGGAAAGGGGCATTGGGGTCTTATTTCATCAATGCAATTTGCTATTTTCCAGTAGCTCTGATAGGCTACTGGGCATTCGGACAAGATGTTGACGACAATGTGCTTATGACACTCGAAAGACCCGAATGGCTCATTGCTTCTGCTAATTTAATGGTCGTTATTCATGTCATCGGTAGCTACCAG GTCTTTGCTATGCCGGTTTTTGCAATGCTGGAGAATTTGATGATTAAAAGATTCAACTTCCCACCTGGACTGGTGCTTAGACTCGTAGCTCGTTCCGCCTATGTCG CATTTACTCTATTCGTCGGAGTGACCTTCCCATTTTTCGGAGACCTACTTGGTTTCTTCGGTGGATTTGGTTTTGCTCCCACATCATATTTT CTACCAAGCGTAATGTGGCTGATAATCAAGAAACCTGCCAGATACAGTCTCAAATGGTTTATCAACTGG GCTTCGATATTTATTGGAACGTTCATAATGCTGGCATCTACAATTGGTGGGTTCAGGAATATAGTAGCTGATGCCTCCTCATATAGGTTCTACACATGA